The Budorcas taxicolor isolate Tak-1 chromosome 2, Takin1.1, whole genome shotgun sequence nucleotide sequence CCGGGAAGCTGGGATTCCTGAAGAGTGGAGAGGTATCAGGACAGGGGAGAGGGGACCACCCCCTCATCTCAGCCTGGAACAGCCCAGCCCTGTGCCCCTGACCCACTCACCTGATTGGAAGGTGACTGGGGGCCCCGTGGAAAGCGGCAGGGTGCAGCAGGTAGGCCTCAGCACTGGGGCCACTGCAGGGAggagctggggcaggggcagcTTCCCCAGGCACTGGGGCCTGCTCTGGATCTGACTCCCGAACATCCCCACCCAGTGTGGAATCACAGGGACCACCTGGAGCATCTGGGGAGACAGAAGGGCCAGAGCGGGTTAAGGAGGATCGGCATCTCAGGCCTGGTCCCATCACCTCTGGAATGACACTCACCTCCACTCCCATAGCCTGCTGTGGCTGCCGGCTCTGGGCCCCGCAGTTTCCTCTTCACACGGGCGTCTCGCTCCCTGGGGgacagtgatgatgatggtgatgatgataatggtgatgatgatggtaataaAGGCACTTACCAGGTGCCAGGCACTTCACCCAGGGACCCTATCAGGTAGGTGccattattatacccattttacagaagaaggaATAGAAGGACAGAATTAAATGGCTGGAAAACagtagttgtttagttgctaagtcgtatcggactctcttgtgaccccatggattgtagcccgccaggctcctctgtccatgggattgcccaggcaagaatactgaagtgtgttgccatgtccttctccaggggatcttcctgatccagggatcaaattcacatctgcattggcaggcaggttctttccactGGGCTACCCTGATAACTTGTCAAGAGCGATACTGTTACATTCATCATATTCATCAGGGTGATCCTCGAGTTAATAtctctctcttctgcctcattCTAAGTGTCTTGAGGGCAAGGGCCAGCTCTGAGGGGTGAGGGTTAGAAGAAGCTAATGTCCTAACCAAAACTTTACAGCCCACCATAATCTGGCTCCCTATTACCTCTCTCACTCCACACCAGCCATGTTCCCAGATACTCACATGGTTCCCTTCCATACTTCCTCCGAGTCTTCTCAAATGTCCTCTTAGTGAGGCCTTTCCAGGACTCATCTCTCCAGTCCtgatcttctttgctttcttttctctatagAACTTATCCCACATATCCCTAACGTATTTACTTCTCTTGTTTACTTGTCTGCTCTGCCCACTTGAATCAGTTCCACGAGGGCAGGGGCTTTGGTTTGTTCTGCACCTTCACTGCCTAGAACTGTGCCCGGCACATAAGCAGGTGCTAAATAAGTATTTGTCACAGCAGTGAGTGACAACACGTGTTTACTTACATTGGGTTCCAGGAGTCTGGCACAGTGCCCGGCACACAGTCAGTAAACATTTGATGACAAcgactgaatgagtgaatgatgcCCACCTCTTACAGTTTCGGCCATTCTCCCGGAAGCCCTTGGCAAAGGGGTTGGCTGCAATCTTCAGTTGCGTGATCTGGGGGCAGGGTGAGGGGGACGCCACACACCCAGAGTCAAGACTCCTGCAGCCAGGGCAGGGTGATGCCACCCGCTCCAGCAGGGTCACTCACCCGTGGGTTCTGGTAGGCTGTCACGGAGATGAACGTGGTCTCCGGGAAGCGGAAGGAGGCAACGCCCCCCCAGTGTTGGCTGCAGAGCTGGGCAGCCCGCACCAAGTGTATGCGGGGCTGATACTTATGCATGGAGTGCAAGATCAGCtgagagggaagaaagaggagtGACTCCCTACCCTGGTCCCACCCCAACCCTCATCGGGGGGTCCCAGCCTGGGCCTCACGTGGCCATGGGGGTCCAGTGTGCTGTTGGTGAGCTTGACACGGTGGAAAGACACAGGCTGCCGCATCCAGTGGGCTCCAGTGGCAGGGGAGTCCGGGTGAATGTAAACACGGTCAGGCAGGCGGGGCTCTGCCTTGCCGCTGGGCTCCCAGCGCCGGCCCTGCCAGCGGTAGCGAGCCCCATCCACTGGGACCACGTCCAGAAGAAACAGGTAGCGGGCCTCGGGGTCCAGGCCAGTGACTGATACTCGGCAAGCAGGGAACATGCGcctgggatgggggaagggatcaGAGAGTCCTGGAGCTACCCACAAGTCGGGGCTGAGCACAGCACCAGCAAGGCGGCATAGTCACTGGCTCATCCAGGTCTGTCACAGAGACTCGAGGAACGTGGAATCAGAACTCAGAAGGCAGGATTTTGGAGCTGTAAGCCTGTctcattccattttacagatgagaaacaggACAGACAGGTCAGGTGATGTGACCAGAGGCACACAGCAGGATAGGAGCAGAGTCTGGACCCCTAACCCCTCAAACTCCACTTGGAGAAGCAGAAGTGACACACCTTCCCCCCAGAAATCTTGCCAGGAGCCTTCTGCTCCCCACCCTGGTCTCCTTGCTTCATCTTCAGCACCAGAATCTACAGCTGCTGGACAAACTTGCttcagataaaataaaaagaggactCACATGCTAATGCCTGAGCTCCTGGGCTAGAGAAAGATCCACTGACCATACTGACCATATCCCTGCCTCCAAGGTGACCCCAGAACTAGTCACATACTGACCCCCTGATCCTGGCCAGATTTCTCTGATGCTGGTCAGTGGCTGGTCCTTGACCCCAGTTATAGTCTGAATCCTGAATCTAGGTGCAGACTGACCCCTCATCTAGGCCACATACTAACTTAAAGCCCAGCTGGACTTCCTGTCCCTAGCCCAGAAAGATCTAGGACCCTTGTCATAGGTTAGTCCCTAAACCAGCCAGACTACAGACTGACCCTTGCCACAGAATGACCCCTGATCCAGGCCACAGTCACACTCTTAACTCAGGCAGAGCTCTAGCCCCCTTAGAAATCCCCACACCAGCCCCATCACCAGGAACATTGCCCTTCCCACAACAGGAATACACTGGGTTCTCTGACCCTGGCCCAGCCCTCACCTCCCAGCTTTGGTGATGATCATCTCTGTTCCCACGGAGTTGAACTCTTTCCACAGCTCCTGGTTCTCCAGGCTCAGGCTGACTCCAGGGAGTGAATGAAGGCCCTCTGGGGCTGAAGCGGGTGACGGCTCAGTGCCCAGGGATGGGGGCAGTGGGGGTAGAGGTGGGGGAGCAGCCAGAGTTCGGGGAGTAGCCTCAATCCCAGAGAGGAAGCAGTCCAGTTTGGGAGTGTCCAGATCTGGAGATGGGAGGAGAATGAGGGGCCAGCTGAGGgccacagcccccaccccaatTCCTACACCGAGCTCAATTCTGTCTGCTCACCAGGGTAGCGGTAGCCCTCTGCCAGTGCAGGCGGGAAGCTGGAATCTGCCCCAGGCTGGGGGGGCCCAAGGCGGTAGCCAGTCCCCAGGGAGGGGTACAACTCTCGTGGGTGGTACATGGAGTAGTCCTGTCTGGCCTCGGGACACGCTGCCTACAGTGCCCCAGTGCTGAGAGATGCCCCCTTTATAGCTCACAGCTCAGCCCCTTCCAGATCCAGGATCACAGCCCCTCCCCTCTTTGGGGCCCTGGAGTTAAGCTGGGGTGGAGACCCCTGGGGCCTGGAAGGGGTCCAAGAGGGGGCCGGATACCTGGgtaccctcccctcctccccttccccccaggcTTCATTAGCCCCGACCCCCTGCCCCCTCATTACATAATTAACTCCTCGGCCTGATTGATCCCCGGGGCTCGACAGGGACGCAGTTTGGCGCTTCCGGCCAGCTGGTCCCCGTTCCCACGGGGGGAGCCCCGGCTAGGGATAATCTActgaggggcggggcctggaccCTGGGATGGAGCCTGGAATCCTGGGGCAGACCTTGGCGCCCCAGACTTTTCTGGCAGgtgaccccccccaccccaccccaccccttcacTTGGAGGACGAGACTTGGAGGCAGGAAGCATGACTGGAGGGAAGGAGCAGGGCTGGAGGGAAGCGGCCTAAGCTTATTGATACGCGGGGCACTGGGGACCCCGAGGAGTCAGCAGCCGAGGCCTGAACGCTGGAGTCCTTCCCAGCTCCCATTCTCTAAAACCTCCAGCCTCGGCCAAGTCTCAAAAGTTTAGAGACGTTCACAGCTCGACGGTCTCTGACCGCTGACGCCCGGGTTTCCCAGAAGGTCCCGCGTTGGGGAACCCTCGGAACTACACTTCCCAGCAGGCCTACCGCCGACGTTCGGCGCGAAGGGGACAGGCGGATCCCGCTGGGGCCGCTGGAAGCTGTAGTTGAGACGAGGTGGGCGGTGAAACCCTCCGCGCGGTTGCCTCCCAGGAGAGCTGCCCCTAGGCGGCGTCAAAACGCTTAGGCTGAGAAGATGCCGATCAGCTGAGGTCAAGGCCTAACGAGCTAGAAAGGGCTCCGGGATCTCTGCCGGCAGTGAGATCTGCCGCGGGTGCTAGAGAAAACAGCTGAGTCTCAGGAGCGAAGGCTCCCAGCTTTGCCGCCGTGCCTACCCCATGCCTCGGGGACTCAAAGGGGAACAGGTCTATAGAGGCAGGAATTCGCATCTGAGTACCCCCTTCCCGGATTCCACATGAGCCTGGGGCTGTCTCCACTCCATTGTTTTATTATGTACAAACGCTACAGAACAAGGGGAGCAGACACGCGTGGGGTAAGAGGGGCCCGATGGGAGGAGAACGTCACGGGGCAGATGGTGCACTGGGGCCAAGAGAGCAGCACACAGGCCATATCTAGAGGGCAGGCGGGGTAGGAAGGGGCTTAAAAACGAGATCCAAGCCAGCCAGATCGCAGGGAGGTGCGGGGGTGTCGTCCACTTTGTCCACCTTCCGATCTCCCCCCAAGGTCACAGTGCatgcaataaaatatatgtacaggAGCTGGATCCTTCCTCTGTAGGGGGCCTGAGGGTCCAGAGCTCCGTTTGGGTGAAGGGAAGCCAGTGGCGCCCCCTGGCGGCCAGGCCGGGCTGGCGCCACATGCGTCAGGAGCAGGGGGTCAGTCCCAGCCGTTGTCTTTGATCATGTGGTTGAGTTCAATGATGTACTTCCCCTCTTTGTACTTCTGGCTGCTCTCGAAGGCCTGTTCCTGAAAGGAGGGAAGAGGCTGTTATGCTTGGAGGTAGGGCAGGGCCTAACCAAAAGGGTAGGGGTTGGGGAGTGGATATGATGAgccccattttacatatgaggaaactatCACCCAAGAAACCAAGCCACCTCCCCACAGACACAGAGCTGGTAAATGGCAGGGCCAGGTATCTCACTAATAGGGGATAGACAGAACTCTCTGAGTGACAGGTACTTTTCAAGTATTAATACTAATGTTGGCTCCAATAGAGAGGATATGGAAGCTTCTCAAAAGTTCCAGGGAATACAAACTGGTAGCCTCAGGACCAATTTTGGCCTATGCATATGTTTTGTTCAACCAACAGAGTTTAATAAAAATAGCTTTCAAATACTAAAACATGGGGAAGGCCATGCTCATTCCATTTGACCAGAATGTCCCCCTCTGGAGACCTACATTGCCCCTTTTGCAGATCCGCAGAATCTGCTTGGCCCTGCAAGCACTTGAATTTTTGACCTCTGGATTAGGCCACTTCTTTATTTTACAGAGGTCCAGAGGGGGCAAACCACCTGTCCAGGAACACAGAGCAAATCTGTGGCAGGGCCAGGGACTAACTCAGGGCAGGGTTCTGTCTCTGCCTAGGGCATTCACCTCCCAGAGGCACTACAGCCCCAGGAGATGCCCGAGGATTCCTGTCCCTTGCAATTTCCCAAGAGCATCTCCTTTTGCTGCATCTAATCTGATCCCCATAACAACCCTGGGTGTCAGGGGGGTCCCTTTATCTTTCACTACCGATAAGGAAATGAGAGGATAGTgaaatcagacactgaacaaCCGCAGTGGCAATGAGGGCAGTGGAAAAGGAGGCTCATGGACCCAAACTCTATGTTGCTGTTGGGTTTTGGGCAGCTTCTCTGATCCTCTGAATGGCAATAGGAAGCTGGGGGTCAAgggttttaagtttaaaaaagagagagagaaaaaatgaggaTTCTGATCCCTGTTCCGttacttaccagctgtgtgaccttggggaagttaCCTAACATCTCTgggccttcctttcttcttctataaagtggagataataacaGACTACCTACAGGATTGCTGTAATGAGTGAATGAGATAAGATATGCCAAGCATataacagtgtctggcacataagtATTCAATAAACAGTCATTCTGATTATATCCTCATCTCAAAAATGGGAATGCTCGTGGCTGCAAGGAGAAGGATGAGTTAAGAGAAAAACCTTAAAAGCCCTTGTAGGATGTGAGAGGAGAGAACATTGTCAAGGGGTGAAAAGATAAGTTTGACTTGGGTGATTTGGACCTGTACACCCTGAAAGATTACCAGATGACTGCTTGTGAGGAGGAGGTGATGTGAGGTCAGGTCAAAGGCTAGCCTGAGGTCAGAGGTCACTGACTCACATATTTCCAGCCCAAAGTGGTCTTGCAGTTTTCACAATGGATGTCAGCAACGGCATGGAGGCCTGTCAGCAGCACCCGCTCCTCGGCTGGCCCGCAGCCCACGTTCACCCTGTGGGGACACAGGAGCAGTCCCAGGGAGGGTCCCTCCATCACAAAGCCCCCCTCTAGCTTGGATCCAACTGTATCTGTCCTTAGCACTCAAGAGAAGGGGAAGCACAGCTTCCTACCCAAAccaggagactcttgagagtgtcagTATGATGGCAGGGGTCACAACTCACAACAGAGGTCAGAGAAAAGAAGATGGGAGAGTGGATACTCACACAGAGTTGAAGAGGTAGGCTCGCCCCTGACTGCCCTGGAAGGACTAaagag carries:
- the YPEL3 gene encoding LOW QUALITY PROTEIN: protein yippee-like 3 (The sequence of the model RefSeq protein was modified relative to this genomic sequence to represent the inferred CDS: inserted 1 base in 1 codon) — protein: MCVAGVLTAHSIPXQALGSLCSPWAAPRVGPLPSAPAMVRISKPKTFQAYLDDCHRRYSCAHCRAHLANHDDLISKSFQGSQGRAYLFNSVVNVGCGPAEERVLLTGLHAVADIHCENCKTTLGWKYEQAFESSQKYKEGKYIIELNHMIKDNGWD
- the TBX6 gene encoding T-box transcription factor TBX6, whose protein sequence is MYHPRELYPSLGTGYRLGPPQPGADSSFPPALAEGYRYPDLDTPKLDCFLSGIEATPRTLAAPPPLPPLPPSLGTEPSPASAPEGLHSLPGVSLSLENQELWKEFNSVGTEMIITKAGRRMFPACRVSVTGLDPEARYLFLLDVVPVDGARYRWQGRRWEPSGKAEPRLPDRVYIHPDSPATGAHWMRQPVSFHRVKLTNSTLDPHGHLILHSMHKYQPRIHLVRAAQLCSQHWGGVASFRFPETTFISVTAYQNPRITQLKIAANPFAKGFRENGRNCKRERDARVKRKLRGPEPAATAGYGSGDAPGGPCDSTLGGDVRESDPEQAPVPGEAAPAPAPPCSGPSAEAYLLHPAAFHGAPSHLPIRNPSFPEAPDSGRPAPYSAAFLELQPGPAGSGYPAAAPSASFASHFLQGGPFPLPYPGPGAYLDVGSKPMY